One window from the genome of Glycine soja cultivar W05 chromosome 12, ASM419377v2, whole genome shotgun sequence encodes:
- the LOC114379815 gene encoding interactor of constitutive active ROPs 3-like isoform X2 produces the protein MFNMATRNGSSDVPQKVSPRAVRQLKPTTLDIDSASSLSQATKSSKERSPKVTDRRSPRSPVIERKRPSKISELESQISQLQNDLKKVRDQFILSESCKKQAQQEAEESKEQLLALSAKLEESQKQVLDLCATGEARVLELQKIVEERDMACRSELEASKKQLSVESASLASAANEIQLLKAQLELVANCESVQSQHAESADMELLNLKQNLSETLSLVDALKNQVRDCKESEAQAQALVNETTVQLEAAKGTVEFLRADVARAVDGYNSVALELDQSKARVNSLEALVSKIEKDPINNKCIPSENVADDHKSEHQPEILKEGEDPNQLEAEVVSLKSEVEQLRSAIETAETKYQEEQIRSMVQIRNAYELVEQIKSESGKRECELEAELKKKKADIEELKANLMDKETELQGIVEENDNLNLKLEESMSSKNEHKLKREIKRLAECVAELKADMMDKETTLQSISEENEMLKSEINNSGKAREEVAAEVEGAKAAEHEALMKLGIVMEEADKSNKKAARVAEQLEAAQAANLEMEAELRRLKVQSDQWRKAAEAAAAMISTGNNNGRLTERTVSLDNNNYMCSPYAEDMDDDFQRKKNGNMLKKIGVLWKKPQK, from the exons ATGTTTAATATGGCTACGAG AAATGGATCCTCTGATGTGCCTCAGAAGGTGTCTCCACGTGCTGTACGCCAACTCAAGCCTACTACTCTGGACATTGATTCTGCATCTTCTTTAAGTCAGGCTACTAAATCATCAAAAGAAAGAAGCCCCAAAGTCACTGACCGCAGATCACCCAGAAGCCCAGTTATTGAG AGGAAGCGCCCTAGCAAAATATCTGAGTTGGAATCTCAAATTTCTCAACTCCAAAATGATTTGAAGAAGGTGAGGGACCAGTTTATCTTGTCCGAATCATGCAAGAAGCAAGCTCAGCAAGAAGCTGAGGAGTCCAAGGAGCAACTATTGGCCCTATCTGCAAAACTTGAAGAGTCACAAAAACAAGTTCTGGATCTTTGTGCTACTGGAGAAGCTCGTGTTCTTGAGCTCCAGAAAATTGTAGAAGAACGTGATATGGCATGCCGATCTGAGCTTGAGGCCTCCAAAAAGCAGCTCTCAGTTGAGTCTGCTTCCCTGGCATCTGCAGCGAATGAAATTCAGTTGCTCAAGGCGCAACTTGAATTGGTTGCTAATTGTGAGAGCGTGCAATCTCAACATGCAGAATCAGCAGACATGGAGCTACTAAACCTTAAGCAGAACTTGTCAGAAACTCTTTCTCTTGTGGACGCCTTGAAAAACCAAGTAAGGGATTGCAAAGAGTCTGAAGCTCAGGCCCAAGCATTGGTCAATGAAACTACGGTGCAACTTGAGGCCGCAAAAGGAACTGTTGAGTTCCTAAGGGCTGATGTTGCAAGAGCTGTTGATGGCTACAACTCCGTTGCTTTAGAGTTAGACCAGTCTAAAGCTCGGGTGAACTCACTAGAGGCACTTGTTAGCAAAATTGAGAAAGACCCCATCAATAATAAATGCATCCCTTCTGAAAATGTTGCAGATGACCATAAATCTGAGCACCAACCTGAAATATTGAAAGAGGGAGAGGATCCTAATCAGCTGGAAGCAGAAGTTGTTTCTTTGAAGTCCGAGGTTGAACAATTGAGATCTGCTATAGAGACTGCTGAGACTAAATACCAAGAGGAACAGATTCGAAGCATGGTGCAGATCAGGAATGCATATGAGTTAGTAGAGCAGATAAAATCTGAATCAGGTAAGAGGGAATGTGAGCTAGAGGCTGagttgaaaaagaagaaagctgatATTGAAGAGTTGAAGGCTAACCTAATGGACAAGGAAACTGAGTTGCAAGGCATTGTGGAGGAGAATGACAACTTGAACCTAAAACTTGAAGAGAGCATGTCATCCAAAAATGAGCACAAACTCAAAAGGGAAATTAAAAGACTAGCAGAATGTGTGGCAGAACTGAAGGCGGATATGATGGACAAGGAGACAACACTGCAAAGCATATCTGAAGAGAACGAAATGCTGAAATCGGAAATCAACAACAGTGGCAAAGCGAGAGAGGAAGTTGCTGCTGAAGTAGAGGGAGCCAAGGCGGCAGAACACGAGGCTCTCATGAAACTTGGGATTGTGATGGAGGAAGCAGATAAGAGCAACAAGAAGGCTGCAAGAGTGGCTGAGCAGCTGGAAGCGGCACAAGCTGCAAACTTGGAAATGGAAGCTGAACTGAGAAGACTGAAGGTGCAGTCTGATCAGTGGAGGAAGGCTGCAGAGGCAGCTGCTGCTATGATTTCAACAGGGAACAACAATGGGAGGCTCACAGAGAGAACTGTGTCTTTGGATAACAACAACTATATGTGCTCACCCTATGCTGAAGACATGGATGATGATTTCCAGAGGAAGAAAAATGGCAACATGCTGAAGAAGATTGGAGTCTTGTGGAAGAAGCCTCAAAAATAG
- the LOC114379815 gene encoding interactor of constitutive active ROPs 3-like isoform X1 gives MQTPKTRNGSSDVPQKVSPRAVRQLKPTTLDIDSASSLSQATKSSKERSPKVTDRRSPRSPVIERKRPSKISELESQISQLQNDLKKVRDQFILSESCKKQAQQEAEESKEQLLALSAKLEESQKQVLDLCATGEARVLELQKIVEERDMACRSELEASKKQLSVESASLASAANEIQLLKAQLELVANCESVQSQHAESADMELLNLKQNLSETLSLVDALKNQVRDCKESEAQAQALVNETTVQLEAAKGTVEFLRADVARAVDGYNSVALELDQSKARVNSLEALVSKIEKDPINNKCIPSENVADDHKSEHQPEILKEGEDPNQLEAEVVSLKSEVEQLRSAIETAETKYQEEQIRSMVQIRNAYELVEQIKSESGKRECELEAELKKKKADIEELKANLMDKETELQGIVEENDNLNLKLEESMSSKNEHKLKREIKRLAECVAELKADMMDKETTLQSISEENEMLKSEINNSGKAREEVAAEVEGAKAAEHEALMKLGIVMEEADKSNKKAARVAEQLEAAQAANLEMEAELRRLKVQSDQWRKAAEAAAAMISTGNNNGRLTERTVSLDNNNYMCSPYAEDMDDDFQRKKNGNMLKKIGVLWKKPQK, from the exons ATGCAAACACCAAAGACAAG AAATGGATCCTCTGATGTGCCTCAGAAGGTGTCTCCACGTGCTGTACGCCAACTCAAGCCTACTACTCTGGACATTGATTCTGCATCTTCTTTAAGTCAGGCTACTAAATCATCAAAAGAAAGAAGCCCCAAAGTCACTGACCGCAGATCACCCAGAAGCCCAGTTATTGAG AGGAAGCGCCCTAGCAAAATATCTGAGTTGGAATCTCAAATTTCTCAACTCCAAAATGATTTGAAGAAGGTGAGGGACCAGTTTATCTTGTCCGAATCATGCAAGAAGCAAGCTCAGCAAGAAGCTGAGGAGTCCAAGGAGCAACTATTGGCCCTATCTGCAAAACTTGAAGAGTCACAAAAACAAGTTCTGGATCTTTGTGCTACTGGAGAAGCTCGTGTTCTTGAGCTCCAGAAAATTGTAGAAGAACGTGATATGGCATGCCGATCTGAGCTTGAGGCCTCCAAAAAGCAGCTCTCAGTTGAGTCTGCTTCCCTGGCATCTGCAGCGAATGAAATTCAGTTGCTCAAGGCGCAACTTGAATTGGTTGCTAATTGTGAGAGCGTGCAATCTCAACATGCAGAATCAGCAGACATGGAGCTACTAAACCTTAAGCAGAACTTGTCAGAAACTCTTTCTCTTGTGGACGCCTTGAAAAACCAAGTAAGGGATTGCAAAGAGTCTGAAGCTCAGGCCCAAGCATTGGTCAATGAAACTACGGTGCAACTTGAGGCCGCAAAAGGAACTGTTGAGTTCCTAAGGGCTGATGTTGCAAGAGCTGTTGATGGCTACAACTCCGTTGCTTTAGAGTTAGACCAGTCTAAAGCTCGGGTGAACTCACTAGAGGCACTTGTTAGCAAAATTGAGAAAGACCCCATCAATAATAAATGCATCCCTTCTGAAAATGTTGCAGATGACCATAAATCTGAGCACCAACCTGAAATATTGAAAGAGGGAGAGGATCCTAATCAGCTGGAAGCAGAAGTTGTTTCTTTGAAGTCCGAGGTTGAACAATTGAGATCTGCTATAGAGACTGCTGAGACTAAATACCAAGAGGAACAGATTCGAAGCATGGTGCAGATCAGGAATGCATATGAGTTAGTAGAGCAGATAAAATCTGAATCAGGTAAGAGGGAATGTGAGCTAGAGGCTGagttgaaaaagaagaaagctgatATTGAAGAGTTGAAGGCTAACCTAATGGACAAGGAAACTGAGTTGCAAGGCATTGTGGAGGAGAATGACAACTTGAACCTAAAACTTGAAGAGAGCATGTCATCCAAAAATGAGCACAAACTCAAAAGGGAAATTAAAAGACTAGCAGAATGTGTGGCAGAACTGAAGGCGGATATGATGGACAAGGAGACAACACTGCAAAGCATATCTGAAGAGAACGAAATGCTGAAATCGGAAATCAACAACAGTGGCAAAGCGAGAGAGGAAGTTGCTGCTGAAGTAGAGGGAGCCAAGGCGGCAGAACACGAGGCTCTCATGAAACTTGGGATTGTGATGGAGGAAGCAGATAAGAGCAACAAGAAGGCTGCAAGAGTGGCTGAGCAGCTGGAAGCGGCACAAGCTGCAAACTTGGAAATGGAAGCTGAACTGAGAAGACTGAAGGTGCAGTCTGATCAGTGGAGGAAGGCTGCAGAGGCAGCTGCTGCTATGATTTCAACAGGGAACAACAATGGGAGGCTCACAGAGAGAACTGTGTCTTTGGATAACAACAACTATATGTGCTCACCCTATGCTGAAGACATGGATGATGATTTCCAGAGGAAGAAAAATGGCAACATGCTGAAGAAGATTGGAGTCTTGTGGAAGAAGCCTCAAAAATAG
- the LOC114380304 gene encoding 40S ribosomal protein S23-like, protein MPTPSGSEAAIGTRHTPPWSQKTHGMGAARKLNSHRRRQRKADKSYKKSHLGNEWKKPFAGSGIETKQPNSAIRKCARVQLIKNGKKIAAFVPNDGCLNYIEENDEMLIAGFGRKGHAVGDIPGVRFKVVKVSGVSLLALFKEKKEKPRS, encoded by the exons ATGCCCACTCCGTCCGGCTCAGAAGCTGCCATTGGTACTCGCCACACGCCACCATGGAGCCA gAAAACACATGGTATGGGAGCTGCTCGCAAGTTGAATTCCCACCGAAGAAGGCAGAGGAAGGCTGACAAATCATACAAGAAATCACATCTTGGAAATGAATGGAAAAAGCCATTTGCTGGATC TGGGATTGAGACTAAGCAACCAAACTCTGCCATTAGAAAATGTGCTCGagtacaattaataaaaaatggaaagaagATTGCAGCTTTTGTGCCAAATGATGGTTGCTTGAACTATATTGAAGAAAAt GATGAAATGCTTATTGCTGGTTTTGGGCGAAAAGGGCATGCAGTTGGAGATATTCCTGGAGTCCGATTTAAGGTTGTGAAGGTATCTGGGGTGTCTCTTCTCGCCCTCTTcaaagagaagaaggagaagcctAGGTCTTGA
- the LOC114378060 gene encoding dof zinc finger protein DOF2.1-like — protein sequence MDPSSGQHQQMSSQSLENMLACSKAQQERKPRPQPEQALKCPRCDSTNTKFCYYNNYSLSQPRYFCKSCRRYWTKGGTLRNVPVGGGCRKNKRSSSSSSSTSKRVQDQAFTPNPNSLIGLPSLSYDSSDLTLALARLQKQSCGQLGYDEHDLSMLGNHHPSTPCDNILGMHHHSSSSTNPGFLDALRSGFLGTQSSNMQQNLYYGYGNGDMGEVDNGNASCGGEMMMMPYNDQEMSVASTQAVTVTTMKQEICNGREPSSESRVLWGFPWQFNNADTNMGELDSGRASWNGINSSWHGLLNSPLM from the exons ATGGATCCTTCCAGTGGACAACACCAG CAAATGTCTAGCCAGTCATTGGAGAACATGTTGGCATGTTCAAAAGCACAGCAAGAGAGGAAGCCAAGGCCTCAGCCAGAACAGGCTCTGAAGTGTCCCAGATGTGACTCCACCAACACCAAATTCTGCTACTACAATAATTACAGCCTCTCCCAACCAAGGTATTTCTGCAAGTCCTGCAGGAGATATTGGACCAAAGGAGGTACACTTAGGAATGTCCCTGTGGGAGGAGGGTGCAGGAAGAACAAAaggtcatcatcatcatcatcttcaacatcaaAGAGAGTTCAAGACCAAGCATTCACACCAAATCCTAACTCTCTCATTGGCCTTCCTTCATTGTCCTATGACTCAAGTGACCTCACTCTTGCATTGGCAAGGCTTCAAAAGCAGTCATGTGGGCAATTGGGGTATGATGAGCATGATCTTTCAATGTTGGGGAACCACCACCCAAGCACCCCATGTGATAATATCCTTGGCATGCATCATCACTCATCATCATCCACAAACCCAGGGTTCTTGGATGCCCTCAGAAGTGGGTTCCTTGGAACACAAAGTAGTAATATGCAGCAGAATCTGTACTATGGATATGGGAATGGAGACATGGGGGAGGTGGACAATGGAAATGCTTCTTGTGGTGGAGAGATGATGATGATGCCTTATAATGATCAAGAAATGAGTGTTGCATCCACACAGGCAGTGACAGTCACCACCATGAAGCAAGAAATTTGCAATGGAAGGGAACCAAGTAGTGAGAGTAGGGTGTTGTGGGGTTTTCCATGGCAATTCAATAATGCTGACACAAACATGGGTGAACTTGACTCAGGAAGAGCTAGTTGGAATGGCATCAATTCATCATGGCATGGACTTCTCAACAGTCCCCTAATGTAG